A genomic segment from Brevundimonas sp. SORGH_AS_0993 encodes:
- the glmM gene encoding phosphoglucosamine mutase, translated as MGDRKYFGTDGIRGRANSHPMTAEVALRVGLAAGRLFNTGDDRRHLVVIGKDTRLSGYMIEPALVSGFASVGMDVRTFGPVPTPGVAMLTRSMRADLGVMISASHNDYADNGIKLFGPDGYKLSDEIELKIEAMMDDDLGKGLAASNRLGRVKRIDDAQARYIEIAKQAFPKRLTLQGLRIAVDCANGAGYKVAPTTLYELGAEVFPVGVEPNGTNINADCGSTHPETLAEAVKRYRADIGIALDGDADRLIVCDEKGQVVDGDQIMALVGLDWARRGLLTGGGVVATVMSNLGLERRLKAEGLTLERTKVGDRYVMERMREGGFNIGGEQSGHIILHDHATTGDGLMAALQVLAVLVESGRPMSVLARQFDPVPQKLENVRFTAERPLETEKVKAAIAEAEAALNGQGRLLVRPSGTEKLIRVMAEGDDEALVKRVVAEVAAAVKTAG; from the coding sequence TTGGGCGACAGAAAATATTTCGGCACCGACGGCATTCGCGGGCGCGCCAACAGCCATCCGATGACGGCCGAGGTGGCCCTGCGGGTCGGTCTGGCCGCCGGCCGTCTGTTCAACACCGGCGACGACCGCCGACATCTGGTGGTGATCGGCAAGGACACCCGACTGTCCGGCTATATGATCGAGCCGGCCCTGGTCTCGGGCTTCGCCTCGGTGGGGATGGACGTGCGCACCTTCGGCCCCGTGCCGACGCCGGGCGTTGCGATGCTGACCCGGTCCATGCGCGCCGATCTGGGCGTCATGATCTCGGCCTCGCACAACGACTACGCCGACAACGGCATCAAGCTGTTCGGCCCCGACGGCTACAAGCTGTCGGACGAGATCGAGCTGAAGATCGAGGCCATGATGGACGACGACCTGGGCAAGGGCCTGGCGGCCTCCAACCGTCTGGGCCGGGTCAAGCGCATCGACGACGCCCAGGCCCGCTACATCGAGATCGCCAAACAGGCCTTCCCCAAGCGTCTGACGCTGCAGGGGCTGCGCATCGCCGTCGATTGCGCCAACGGCGCTGGCTACAAGGTCGCCCCCACCACCCTCTATGAACTGGGGGCCGAGGTCTTCCCCGTGGGGGTGGAGCCGAACGGGACCAACATCAACGCCGACTGCGGCTCGACCCACCCCGAGACCCTGGCGGAGGCGGTCAAACGCTACCGCGCCGACATCGGCATCGCCCTAGACGGCGACGCCGACCGCCTGATCGTCTGCGACGAGAAGGGCCAGGTGGTGGATGGCGACCAGATCATGGCCCTGGTCGGGCTGGACTGGGCGCGGCGCGGCCTGCTGACCGGCGGCGGCGTGGTCGCCACCGTCATGTCCAACCTGGGGCTGGAACGCCGCCTGAAGGCCGAGGGCCTGACGCTGGAGCGCACCAAGGTCGGCGACCGCTATGTGATGGAGCGAATGCGCGAAGGCGGCTTCAACATCGGCGGCGAACAGTCGGGCCACATCATCCTGCACGACCACGCCACGACCGGCGACGGCCTGATGGCGGCGCTCCAGGTCCTGGCCGTCCTGGTCGAATCCGGCCGGCCGATGAGCGTCCTGGCCCGCCAGTTCGATCCCGTGCCGCAAAAGCTGGAAAACGTCCGCTTCACCGCCGAAAGGCCGCTGGAGACCGAAAAGGTCAAGGCCGCCATCGCCGAGGCCGAGGCCGCCCTGAACGGTCAGGGCCGGCTTCTGGTCCGCCCCTCGGGCACCGAAAAGCTGATCCGCGTCATGGCCGAAGGCGACGACGAAGCCCTGGTCAAGCGCGTGGTCGCCGAAGTCGCCGCCGCGGTGAAGACGGCGGGCTGA